The sequence CCCATTATTGTAAGTGTTATCTATTGAAAGAGTTGATTAGAATTGCCTTTCAACTCACTTCAATCATCAATCAAATCATTTTCATTTTGTTACTATAGCTTATCCATGTTCTAATGAATCTGCGATAAACTCAAGTAACCGTTTTCATCCTTAACCTAAATAAAAAACTTTTTCACCCTCCATTCTTAATAGCGCTTGTTCGAAATAATCTTTCTTACACTTTTCATTATATGATAAAAAATTTCTTTTACAAGACTTTTTTCGAAAAAATATTTTTTTCATTGAAGAATTACTTTAGAATAGTGTTAGAACGGTAATCAGGAGGGACAATAACGATGACAGGTCTTTGTATTCCGAAAATAAAGGGAACCTACCCACAGTTTAGCGATAAAGAAAAAAAAATTGCTGATTATATACTCGAGAACCCAAATAACATTATCCATTTAACGATCAGTCAAATGGCTGATGACCTAGGTGTTGCTGAGGCAACAATCTTTAGATTTTGCAAACGAATTGGATTTAAAGGCTATCAAGCAATGAAAATCGCACTCGCTTCTGAAGTCGTTAATCAGATGCAGGACATCCATGAAACGATTCATGAGGGAGATGATGAGAAAACCGTCGCGGAAAAAGTTTTTAAATCAAATATCAAGACCTTAGAAGAAACACTTCAAGTGATTGAAAGTGAACCATTTAAAACAGCTGTCGATGCCCTACTTCAGGCACGTAGAATTGAATTTTACGGTAGCGGAGGGTCTGGTATTATCGCATTGGATGCACACCATAAATTCATTAGGACTGGTATTCCAACGGCTGCCTATATGGATTCTCACTTTCAACTTATGTCTGCTTCTCAGTTGACAGATGAAGATGTTGTCGTCTTATTATCTCACTCAGGCACAAGTCGCGATATCCTCCAAGCCCTTGAAGTTGCCAAAGAACACAGCGTACGAACGATCGGCATTACCACATTAGCAAAATCACCATTAAGTGAAGGTGTTGACATCCCATTATATACCGTATCTGAGGAAACCGAATTCAGGTCAGAGGCACTTGCCTCGCGCCTCGCTCAATTAAGTATCATTGATGCACTCTTTGTTAATGTAAGCATCGGACGCAAGGATGTAATGAAAACATCATTACAAAATATGAGAGAAGCGATTTCTCTTAAGCGAATTTAAGAAAGGAAGAAAACAATAATGATCGATATGATATATGTCATTGGCTTAGATATTGGAACAACAAGTACGAAGGCGGTTTTATTTAAAATGGACGGATCTGTCGTTGCCGAAAGTGAAAGCGCTTATCCTGTATATCATCCACACCCTTCATGGGTCGAACAAGATCCGTTTGAAATTGAAGCAGCCGCAATCGAAGCACTACAAACAGTTATTTCAAAAGGAGCGATACCTTCTCAGCAAATTGCTTCCGTCGGTATTTCATCAGCGATGCACTCATTGATTTGTATGGATGAAAACCAGTCTCCCCTTTCAGCTTCTCTTACATGGGCAGATGGACGGAGTGTTGAACAAGCCGAACAACTCCAACGTGGAAAAGGGAAAGCAGTTTACTTAAATACAGGGACACCGATA is a genomic window of Desertibacillus haloalkaliphilus containing:
- a CDS encoding MurR/RpiR family transcriptional regulator, whose protein sequence is MTGLCIPKIKGTYPQFSDKEKKIADYILENPNNIIHLTISQMADDLGVAEATIFRFCKRIGFKGYQAMKIALASEVVNQMQDIHETIHEGDDEKTVAEKVFKSNIKTLEETLQVIESEPFKTAVDALLQARRIEFYGSGGSGIIALDAHHKFIRTGIPTAAYMDSHFQLMSASQLTDEDVVVLLSHSGTSRDILQALEVAKEHSVRTIGITTLAKSPLSEGVDIPLYTVSEETEFRSEALASRLAQLSIIDALFVNVSIGRKDVMKTSLQNMREAISLKRI